ccccaTTAGTGTATAAATGTAGGTTATAAATTAATGCATATAAGACAGAGGGTTGTTAAAAgcaaagtaattatttttatgaTCTAACTCCAAAGGTAGGGAAAGTGTCTTGCAAAACCCAAGATAGTAAAATTGTTGGTTTAAAATGCCtgtattttctttccccccacagaTTATGGCAATGTCTACATTAGAAAGCTTTATTGGTAGCATTTATGTTGGTTTACAGGGGCAGAGATTGCAGTGTCACTACAGAATGAACTCACTTGGTTGTCTTTGGTGCCTCGCATCCTCGCTGTGAGAGGGTGTATTGGTAAAAGATGCTGTGTACCATGCATAGGCATCCCTGTGTCCCCATGACACTGTCTGGTGCAGAACCTTGTGGGATATTTTTGCAACACATTGTGGGATACCAGCAGTCCTGTCAGGGAATTATGGCAGTTTGGGGTTAAATTTGCACAATTCCCATTGCTCCATCCCATAATCTTCTTTTTGCACCATTTTTGTCCAAATTAACATCTTTATTTCTGCCAGTATTCTGGAGTTGAACTTGCACTGTTTCTTCTCCTCACAGGAGAAGAAAATATTCAGGACTACTTTCCTGAACTAGGCAGTAGCATGAGGTGTACCTGTAGCATTACTAAGGGAGATGTTCTTTGCTCAGGGATTGTTTAGCTGCTGAGAAATTGCTGGGCAAAGTGCAGCAGGATAAGAATCTGGAGGATGAAGAGACTACTTGAACTATGGACTTATTTTTTatatgttcttgtctttttttatcttattttaaCATAATCGGCCAATTTAAGGTCTGACATTGCTTGCATATACACATGCTGTCTACCTAAGTTTAGCAATGCTGTCAGGAAGCTAAGGAAGGAGGTGATTCTATAAAATGGTGTTGCCCCATTAAGTCTTATTACCATTTATTTTAGCTCCATTAATTATTATGGATCCTTTAAGGTAGGAGTGGCCAACCTTTGCTTGTATTGCATCATGCACAGCTGTCAGGGTACCAGGGACTGTGCGCCGTATGTCAGCTATATAGCAGTAGCACCTCTCCAGGTGCTCACGCTGGCCTGGTCCACATTTAAAACTTGAGTTGACATAGGTACGGAACTcgggttgtgaaaaatccacattccaGAGTGCCGTAGCTGTgcggtgtagatgcagctaggttgatggaagaatgcttccctCACCCAGCTACCATTGCTCAGGGTGGTGGAGTTCCTACAtaaatggaaaaatcccttctgttgctgtagtcaGTGTCTACATTACAGGGCTATagccatagctatgctgctgtagtgtacAGGTATCTGTAGCATGTGACCAGTTCCTCACTCCTCCTGCTAGCCTTTGGAGTCCTTACCAATGCAAAGCCAGTCTCTTCTTAGGTTTTCTCAGTGGTCATTCAAGGCATCTGTTTCTAATGAAGCTGAGGGGGATGATGCAATTGCCTGGACTGGACTATAGGATCTGTGCACTATACACTGGTGACAAAGTGAGAGGGAGGAGCTTATGTAGGCAGAAGTTAGAGGGGAAACAAAGAATGGGGACTGGGAAGAGAGTGGAAGCACAAAGGGATGTCTGAGGTAACAAGGGGGTGAAGTGTGGAGCACAAATGGGAATTATGCAATTGAGCATTAGGGAGTACTAATGGGTAAGAGATTGGAGAGAGTAGGAATTGGGCAAAATAATCAAGGAAGAGTTTAAATTAAGATGGGGATCTGGAAGCCTGGGGCCTTAAGCACATGAGCATTCTggtaaaatgttatttatttttctctcctttttcaccTTCAAAGAAGGATAATAGCAGAATGAATCTAAAATTcacaagcagctcccaggccATCCTGCTCTATAACACCCAGCTTATTTGAAAACTTGTACCATGGATAAAAATTATGTTAGCAAGTACATCAAGGGCATCAGGAATCCAGCTGGCAACTTTTAatctatataaatgtaaaaatcAGAAAGATGCACATaattaattacaggtttcagagtagcagccgtgttagtctgtattcgcaaaaagaaaaggagtacttgtggcactttagagactaaccaatttatttgagcataagctttcgtgagctacagctcacttcatcggatgcatactatggaaaatacagatgtttttatacacacagaccatgaaaaaatgggtgtttatcactacaaaaggttttctcttctccccccccccccccccactctcctgctggtaatagcttatctaaagtgatcactctccttacaatgtgtatgataatcaaggtgggccatttccagcataaatccaggttttctctcccccccggcATTGTTAATTGGTTCATAATATTTGTATGTTCTTGTATTTTCCTATTTAGCTAAACAGAAAGTACCTGCTGTTTGAGTTAACAAGAACTAACTAAATCAATTATGGGAAAACAGTACTGGGAGGGAAAGGGTATGGAATAGATTGGAAATTTGAGGAGGGAAATGCTGTCAGGAAGAGCAAAAAGAGAGTGGGGACTGAGAAACGTATATGAAAgggaaagaagagctctgtgtaagctccaaagcttttctctctcagcaacagaagttggttcaataaaagttatctcacccaccttgtcgctctaatatcctggggcctgacatggctacaacagcatgGCACATAACACATGAAAGGGAAGTGAGAATGAACCTAAAGGAGTAAGGAGAGCCCCAAAAGGGAACAgtaggaaaataaagaaaaacagggactggaaaagggccatgaaaagaaaaatgataatttaaaaatgcaaaagacaaggtaggtgagggaatatcttttactggacctacttctgttagcgcaagagacaagcttttgagctccacagagctcctcTTAAGTTCTGTGGCacttgaaagctcgtctcttcCACcgccagaagttggtccaataaaagatatttccttacCTCTCCCCTTGTCTTTCTCATAGGCAGGAGCCACCACCCCTACACCAAGACTAGCAATGCGAATGTATTTAGTAGTATTCGTAGGTAAGTACAAAACTATAATTCCACCCAGAGTGAAAGGAaggagcaaaataaaataaactcaaaaGTGCTGTGCTGGGAAATTAAATGTGAGGTTAGGAGGATGCCCCGCAGCCTGGCAAGGCCCTATCCACGGTGTAAGTGGGCCACCAAAGGATCATAATATGTTTCCCCCTTGCTCTCGGTTCCTcggtgcataggtgctggaagcaggggggctgttgccgcacaccctggcttgaagtggtttccattagaTACAGGGTTCGCAGTTTAGTGCCATGGCTCTCAGCGCCCCCActttaaaaactgttccagcccccctgcctccgGGGCTGCTTTTCCCAACACACTGGGGTGGCTCCAGGGACCCAAACACAAACAGCTGCAACGTGTGAATCTGCTCCCCAGAGTCCCCCTGGGGGGGcctggctgggcactgcaggctgtggggaggagggggctgaggtAGAGCAATGCGGGGGGGGAGGCGGGAATGGaccgtggggagcagggagttgaTCTGTGTGTAGCACCATAGGGACAGCCGTGAACTAACCCCCAGCATTAATTACTCCCTCATGGCCGCGGGGCCTACGTGAGGTGCTTGGAAGGAGTCacgtgctggggggcggggggctcctcCACCCCCTCGAGGGGAGAGTTGGTTGGTGCGGCCTCTCTCACTTCAttaagggagggggaggggaaggactaTGATGACGGAAACCGCTTCCTAACGGTCAGCTTTTCAAATGCTCCCGCGCGGCCTGCCATGAAACCTAcgctaccccctcccccacccgcgggggcggggctgctgggggcggggaagcGCGCgcggctgggaaggaggagaccTATTGGCTCACATCCGCTGGGTTGACGCATTGGCGCAGCCTCAACCCGGTCGGTCcctcccgcctcctcctctttgcTCGGCGCGAGTTGAGGGCTGCAGAATCTTATTAGTCTACTCTTGATTAGGCCCCGCCTCTCCGCCCGTGGCTTTCGAGGAATTCGATTGGTTCTCCTGGACGTCAGTTACTAACACACTCCCGCCCTCTCTGTTCCTCTTGCGTACGCGCGGTGGAGGTCGCCTAACCCGGTTAGTCCTAGCTGTCGTCAATCACTTACGAAGCCCCGCCTCCTAGTGAATGACTCGCTCACGTAGGCTGTTGCGCCTTTCTATTGGCCCAGTTTGCGCCGAGGGCGTGTGCTGCGGCGGCACGGCGGGCGGGGCTCCCAGCGTCCCCTTTGTGTGAGCAGCACCAGTTGCCGGCCGAACGCCTGAGGAGTAGCAGCCGCCATTTTGTGCGTGTCGgtgtgctccccacccccaggcacctTTCCTGTGGTACCGGCGGCGGCCAGGTCGCTGCCGAGGCCAGGCCACGCCAAGGAGGAGCCGCggcggcagctgctgctgtcttgAAGTTGCGGTGCTCGTTGAACGTGGAGAGGCCTGAGCTTCCCCCCAGCAGGAGGAGGAGTCTCGGCGCCAGGCCTAGGCGCAGCCCCGGCGGAGGCGGCAGCATGGAGAATTCGCAGCTGTGCAAGCTGTTCATCGGCGGCCTGAACGTGCAGACCACGGAGGCCGGGCTTCGGGAGCACTTCGAGGCCTACGGCACCCTCACCGACTGCGTGGTCGTGCTCAACCCGCAGACCAAGCGCTCCCGATGCTTCGGATTCGTCACCTACTCGGCTGTGGAGGAGGCCGACGCCGCCATGGCCGCCTCCCCCCACGCCGTGGACGGCAACGCGGTCGAGCTGAAGCGGGCCGTGTCCCGGGAGGACTCGGCCCGGCCGGGGGCCCACGCGAAGGTGAAGAAGCTCTTCGTGGGCGGTCTAAAGGGGGACGTGGGCGAGGGGGACCTGGTGCAGCACTTCAGCCAGTTCGGCCCGGTGGAGAAGGCCGAGATCATCGCCGACAAACAGAGCGGCAAGAAGCGCGGCTTCGGCTTCGTCTATTTCCAGAACCACGACGCCGCCGACAAGGCCGCGGTAGTCAAGTTCCATCCGATCCAGGGCCACCGCGTGGAGGTCAAGAAGGCCGTGCCCAAGGAGGACATCCAGTCTGGCGGAGGAGGTGGTGGCTCCTCTAGGCCTTCTCGGGGCGGCAggggaggaggacgaggacgggGCGGCGGCGGATCCGGCAACCGGGACCACAACGGTCTCTCCAAAGGAGGCGGCGGCTATAATAGCTACGGAGGCTACGGCGGAGGTGGCGGCTACGGATCTTACAGCAGCGGCTCCTATGGAGGAGGTGGCGGAGGCGGAGATTACGGCAACGGGTACGGCGGGTTCGGCAGCTACAGCCAACATCAGTCCTCCTACGGCCCCATGAAGAGCggcggaggaggcggaggagggggCGGCAGCTGGGGAGGGCGCAGTAACAGTGGACCGTACAGAGGAGGCTATGGTGGGGGAGGCTATGGCGGCAGCTCCTTCTAACCGGGGGGCGCCCATACCCATTGGGGGTGGCATGGAGAGCCCTCCCTTTGTTACGGGGCAGCTTCTAATGGTTTCTCCCCTCACTCGCCTAAGGGCAGTTCCTAGTAAATGCCTCCCCTGCTGTGGGAGCAGCTCCTAAATGCCCTCTGGGGGTCGCCTCTGCCTGTGCCACTTCTTTCTCTCTGAAGATGGACtgggccccacacacacatactttgtgTTACAGTCATTGATGGActctatttttttattattacttggACCTTGGTCGTTTTTATACTAGCAATGAAAATgtcttgttttaatttgttttttggggtgggggtgggcaatgTCTTGCTGATTCTGAAGTAAAAActggggagggagattgggggggggaaTTTACTTTGTTGTAAGGACTCGATACCTGGCTACTACATTTTTTCCCCTACAAAATCTGCTTGGATCCATGACTGAAATTAACATTTCtgtaaaggaggaaaaaaaatcgtTTTTtacgttttttattttttaaataaatcattgtGTTCATTGACCTTTACATGTCTAACTTTTTTCCTAGGATCCATTCCGTACGGTTTAAGGCTTTTCTGGGTTTGAAACAAGTATTCCTCTGCTTTTAATTCTCTATGTATTTAGAGACTTTATTGCCAGTAAAGGTCCTAATTTACTTTTTTGATGTCCCATTAGTGGATTTATTGGTTTTCAAACACTTTATGGAAACTTTTTGAAGTACTAACTGGTGGATGtggtctgttttttaaatattcattctCACTTTTGCAGTTTGTGTGCATCCACCATCTTGTACTAGGCAGTTTGATTGATGTGCTGACATGGTTGGTCAATTTttttctataggacttttccatcaaGTATGTACTGTGTAGTTCTAAAGAAATAGTTtgtgttaagcatgtgcttcattcatataaaatgttcaaaatttcCAATTGCTTAGTTTCAGATCCTCTTATTGGCTTGTCTGTAAATGATTCGTTACAGGAAAGGGTCAACATTTATTCCTTCAATTAAATGCCTACTTGTTTTCATAGTACCAGGTTAAAACAGACTTTTCACTTGGTCTGAACTATTGTCCTTCGTTAAAGTTCCCCGAGAATCCTTTGCAGCACCATCTCCTGGTAGAATGgcagaaccactgctgtaggctTCATTACAACCGAGGCAACATTGTTTGCTAACAACTCTACTAGATTTTTTTGAAAGTTGTCTTATGCCATTAAATGATCGgtgtaaactgaaataaaaatcaaatctgcATGTGACTAAAGATGGGCTCCCTGCATATTGACTGAAACAAAATGGATTTGAAGTATCTGCTTCAGTACATTTCTAAAACTCTTATAACTGCCCATCCTTCAAAAGAAGTGATAATCTAAACTGTTTGGGCAAAGTGCTATGATAAATGAGCCAGCTAAGTGTACCAGTAACATAGGTGCCAGTTGTAAAGCAAAATATCTGTGTAGTCTGCTTGATTAACAAATGTATATTTGTAGCCCTTTCACGCAATAGAATTAAAGTTTgttgtttatttgaaaaaaaaaaaaaagcataatgtTATAGGGGAAAACTGCCTTCCTGAATAGAAATATAGAATAGCATCGTTTATGGGTTTATGGATATCACAAATAAAGAATTGAATTCCTTACATGCTTGAGTGAGAGTATGTATGACATGGggcatggattttaaaaaaaaaatcgtaaAATCACTTTGATTCCAGGTTTCGAAGCATGTAATGTTTAACACTTAACCATATTGCCTTCTATCACTGCATTCTATGGgtttgatcctgcttccattaaagTCTGGCAAAACTACCATTGTCTTAAGTGGAAGTGGTATTGTGCTCTAAAAACCCATGAAAACTGCACTAGTATAAAGTGTAATTTtcaaatctctttaaaaaacaatttaaaagacTTCGTGGACACGGATTTCAGttgaaattgggcttgttttgatTTAGCATAGCTGAATTATAATAAACCTGATTTCAAATAAAATCAGTGTCCCTCAGTCTTCAGTTTAAGTAGATTAATTTagatgtgactttttaaaaaacaaacaaaaacccaactgGTACAACTTTCTCTTGTAGACAAAGCCCTAAGGATCTGGAGTGGAATTGACCTCTCAAAATGGAGGCCTTTCTAGGCCTTGTGTTCAGTAACTATAACTTAGAGCTCTTAAACTGTGAATTTCTTTCAGGCCTTTTTGCTTTGTAAGTGGGTGTTAAGTAATCTGGCTTGCAATTATAATGCATATTTGCATCCAGAAATTCATATCTGTCCTGAACCAGCTAAGTAGTTTAGGCAAAGTGCAGAAGTCAAGTGTAAGTTATGTTTAACAAGGTTTTGCAAAATACCGTATTGCATTTAATTAGCTTTACCAACTGTCCTTGTCAACGAAGACCTTTGGTTGTTTGCTTTTATCTGAGATCTTTAAATTTTAAAGGCTGCTTTTACCTCTTCTACACTCTAGAAACATGCTGAGGTTGGAGGGATGGGCCACCCACATAAAAGCACAGTTGTCCCTACTGCAGTTCAAACAACTAAGCATTGAATTCCAGTTTGGTTTGGGGAGACAGTTAAATCAGGTTCAGTCCTGCCCCTTGCAAAGTTGCCTTGTTTTAATGATAGGAAGAACCTTGTTTTGGAAGACccaattaaaactgtttttggaGTCTAGATTGGTCCTTTGAGTCAGCTAGGCAAGTGCC
The nucleotide sequence above comes from Chelonia mydas isolate rCheMyd1 chromosome 8, rCheMyd1.pri.v2, whole genome shotgun sequence. Encoded proteins:
- the HNRNPA0 gene encoding heterogeneous nuclear ribonucleoprotein A0, producing MENSQLCKLFIGGLNVQTTEAGLREHFEAYGTLTDCVVVLNPQTKRSRCFGFVTYSAVEEADAAMAASPHAVDGNAVELKRAVSREDSARPGAHAKVKKLFVGGLKGDVGEGDLVQHFSQFGPVEKAEIIADKQSGKKRGFGFVYFQNHDAADKAAVVKFHPIQGHRVEVKKAVPKEDIQSGGGGGGSSRPSRGGRGGGRGRGGGGSGNRDHNGLSKGGGGYNSYGGYGGGGGYGSYSSGSYGGGGGGGDYGNGYGGFGSYSQHQSSYGPMKSGGGGGGGGGSWGGRSNSGPYRGGYGGGGYGGSSF